One stretch of Nicotiana tabacum cultivar K326 chromosome 18, ASM71507v2, whole genome shotgun sequence DNA includes these proteins:
- the LOC107826668 gene encoding ubiquitin-like domain-containing protein CIP73 isoform X1, giving the protein MTRTGEASKDHESEGIDSMIEIKVKTMNSQTHNLRISNQRRVCSLKEQVSLLIGMPMEQQRLIYCGKVLQDNDLVSSYNIQHGDTLHLVCTVQSMSSFAATDGISPDTQQEISNSIETLSRYLNIMRREYSMNGTENNTNEVLGSASNTFTPSQGIPEVEQLARLLSSTRDMLISQTAQRFLELERNLGQILNVGDPSVRQGTQSNAQTTIGEMFNNLGAYFLELGRTVMGVRMGDNGSNAVVNVGPAVYITDSGPLSIQEELYSVLLSTIHRLINSGLVNDNGMRLHQSQVGTQMIGGGQPPNVLRVRYTRYFLRPIVATADQTEAQVPPGSGVPTEVSQLLRIMFLSGELQAATPAGATVDNVVDNAGILGVSSGPSIIEPRSAHESAGEPANEDVGTSHRRTADFAESTSHAKRQRME; this is encoded by the exons ATGACTCGCACTGGTGAAGCTTCAAAGGACCATGAGTCTGAAGGCATTGATTCGATGATTGAGATAAAAGTAAAAACTATGAATTCTCAAACCCACAATTTGCGCATTAGCAATCAG AGGAGAGTATGTAGCTTGAAAGAACAAGTATCTCTTTTGATTGGGATGCCAATGGAACAACAGCGTCTAATCTATTGTGGAAAAGTCTTACAGGATAATGACCTCGTTTCTTCATACA ATATTCAACATGGTGATACTTTGCATCTGGTTTGCACTGTCCAGAGCATGTCATCCTTTG CTGCTACGGATGGGATTTCTCCAGATACTCAACAG GAAATCTCTAACTCTATAGAAACTTTATCACGATATCTCAACATAATGAGACGAGAATATAGTATGAACG GAACAGAAAACAATACGAATGAGGTACTTGGAAGTGCATCCAATACTTTCACTCCTTCACAAGGAATTCCAGAAGTAGAACAATTAGCAAGACTGCTGTCGTCCACTAGGGATATGCTTATTAGCCAAACTGCACAGCGCTTTCTT GAATTGGAAAGGAATCTGGGCCAAATTCTGAACGTGGGTGATCCGAGTGTGCGCCAGGGAACTCAGTCAAATGCACAGACAACAATCGGAGAAATGTTCAACAATCTAGGTGCATATTTTCTTGAACTTGGCCGCACAGTGATGGGAGTCCGAATGGGTGACAATGGG AGTAATGCCGTAGTTAATGTTGGGCCTGCAGTCTATATAACCGACTCGGGTCCACTGTCCATCCAG GAAGAACTTTATTCTGTGCTGCTCTCAACAATACACAGGCTGATCAACTCTGGTTTAGTAAATGATAATGGTATGCGTCTGCACCAAAGTCAAGTTGGTACACAAATGATAGGAG GAGGACAACCACCAAATGTGTTACGAGTTAGATACACCAGATACTTTCTTAGACCCATAGTTGCCACAGCTGATCAAACTGAAGCGCAGGTGCCGCCAGGAAGTGGCGTACCAACAGAAGTTAGCCAACTTTTGAGAATTATGTTCCTCAGTGGTGAACTTCAAGCTGCTACACCTGCAGGTGCAACTGTGGATAACGTCGTTGACAACGCAGGGATATTAGGTGTATCTTCAGGACCATCAATTATAGAACCTAGAAGTGCTCATGAATCAGCTGGTGAA CCTGCTAATGAAGATGTTGGGACCTCTCATCGACGAACAGCTGATTTTGCTGAAAGCACATCACATGCGAAACGACAAAGG ATGGAGTGA
- the LOC107826668 gene encoding ubiquitin-like domain-containing protein CIP73 isoform X2 has protein sequence MTRTGEASKDHESEGIDSMIEIKVKTMNSQTHNLRISNQRRVCSLKEQVSLLIGMPMEQQRLIYCGKVLQDNDLVSSYNIQHGDTLHLVCTVQSMSSFAATDGISPDTQQEISNSIETLSRYLNIMRREYSMNENNTNEVLGSASNTFTPSQGIPEVEQLARLLSSTRDMLISQTAQRFLELERNLGQILNVGDPSVRQGTQSNAQTTIGEMFNNLGAYFLELGRTVMGVRMGDNGSNAVVNVGPAVYITDSGPLSIQEELYSVLLSTIHRLINSGLVNDNGMRLHQSQVGTQMIGGGQPPNVLRVRYTRYFLRPIVATADQTEAQVPPGSGVPTEVSQLLRIMFLSGELQAATPAGATVDNVVDNAGILGVSSGPSIIEPRSAHESAGEPANEDVGTSHRRTADFAESTSHAKRQRME, from the exons ATGACTCGCACTGGTGAAGCTTCAAAGGACCATGAGTCTGAAGGCATTGATTCGATGATTGAGATAAAAGTAAAAACTATGAATTCTCAAACCCACAATTTGCGCATTAGCAATCAG AGGAGAGTATGTAGCTTGAAAGAACAAGTATCTCTTTTGATTGGGATGCCAATGGAACAACAGCGTCTAATCTATTGTGGAAAAGTCTTACAGGATAATGACCTCGTTTCTTCATACA ATATTCAACATGGTGATACTTTGCATCTGGTTTGCACTGTCCAGAGCATGTCATCCTTTG CTGCTACGGATGGGATTTCTCCAGATACTCAACAG GAAATCTCTAACTCTATAGAAACTTTATCACGATATCTCAACATAATGAGACGAGAATATAGTATGAACG AAAACAATACGAATGAGGTACTTGGAAGTGCATCCAATACTTTCACTCCTTCACAAGGAATTCCAGAAGTAGAACAATTAGCAAGACTGCTGTCGTCCACTAGGGATATGCTTATTAGCCAAACTGCACAGCGCTTTCTT GAATTGGAAAGGAATCTGGGCCAAATTCTGAACGTGGGTGATCCGAGTGTGCGCCAGGGAACTCAGTCAAATGCACAGACAACAATCGGAGAAATGTTCAACAATCTAGGTGCATATTTTCTTGAACTTGGCCGCACAGTGATGGGAGTCCGAATGGGTGACAATGGG AGTAATGCCGTAGTTAATGTTGGGCCTGCAGTCTATATAACCGACTCGGGTCCACTGTCCATCCAG GAAGAACTTTATTCTGTGCTGCTCTCAACAATACACAGGCTGATCAACTCTGGTTTAGTAAATGATAATGGTATGCGTCTGCACCAAAGTCAAGTTGGTACACAAATGATAGGAG GAGGACAACCACCAAATGTGTTACGAGTTAGATACACCAGATACTTTCTTAGACCCATAGTTGCCACAGCTGATCAAACTGAAGCGCAGGTGCCGCCAGGAAGTGGCGTACCAACAGAAGTTAGCCAACTTTTGAGAATTATGTTCCTCAGTGGTGAACTTCAAGCTGCTACACCTGCAGGTGCAACTGTGGATAACGTCGTTGACAACGCAGGGATATTAGGTGTATCTTCAGGACCATCAATTATAGAACCTAGAAGTGCTCATGAATCAGCTGGTGAA CCTGCTAATGAAGATGTTGGGACCTCTCATCGACGAACAGCTGATTTTGCTGAAAGCACATCACATGCGAAACGACAAAGG ATGGAGTGA
- the LOC107826668 gene encoding ubiquitin-like domain-containing protein CIP73 isoform X4 — protein MTRTGEASKDHESEGIDSMIEIKVKTMNSQTHNLRISNQRRVCSLKEQVSLLIGMPMEQQRLIYCGKVLQDNDLVSSYNIQHGDTLHLVCTVQSMSSFAATDGISPDTQQEISNSIETLSRYLNIMRREYSMNGTENNTNEVLGSASNTFTPSQGIPEVEQLARLLSSTRDMLISQTAQRFLELERNLGQILNVGDPSVRQGTQSNAQTTIGEMFNNLGAYFLELGRTVMGVRMGDNGSNAVVNVGPAVYITDSGPLSIQEELYSVLLSTIHRLINSGLVNDNGMRLHQSQVGTQMIGGATVDNVVDNAGILGVSSGPSIIEPRSAHESAGEPANEDVGTSHRRTADFAESTSHAKRQRME, from the exons ATGACTCGCACTGGTGAAGCTTCAAAGGACCATGAGTCTGAAGGCATTGATTCGATGATTGAGATAAAAGTAAAAACTATGAATTCTCAAACCCACAATTTGCGCATTAGCAATCAG AGGAGAGTATGTAGCTTGAAAGAACAAGTATCTCTTTTGATTGGGATGCCAATGGAACAACAGCGTCTAATCTATTGTGGAAAAGTCTTACAGGATAATGACCTCGTTTCTTCATACA ATATTCAACATGGTGATACTTTGCATCTGGTTTGCACTGTCCAGAGCATGTCATCCTTTG CTGCTACGGATGGGATTTCTCCAGATACTCAACAG GAAATCTCTAACTCTATAGAAACTTTATCACGATATCTCAACATAATGAGACGAGAATATAGTATGAACG GAACAGAAAACAATACGAATGAGGTACTTGGAAGTGCATCCAATACTTTCACTCCTTCACAAGGAATTCCAGAAGTAGAACAATTAGCAAGACTGCTGTCGTCCACTAGGGATATGCTTATTAGCCAAACTGCACAGCGCTTTCTT GAATTGGAAAGGAATCTGGGCCAAATTCTGAACGTGGGTGATCCGAGTGTGCGCCAGGGAACTCAGTCAAATGCACAGACAACAATCGGAGAAATGTTCAACAATCTAGGTGCATATTTTCTTGAACTTGGCCGCACAGTGATGGGAGTCCGAATGGGTGACAATGGG AGTAATGCCGTAGTTAATGTTGGGCCTGCAGTCTATATAACCGACTCGGGTCCACTGTCCATCCAG GAAGAACTTTATTCTGTGCTGCTCTCAACAATACACAGGCTGATCAACTCTGGTTTAGTAAATGATAATGGTATGCGTCTGCACCAAAGTCAAGTTGGTACACAAATGATAGGAG GTGCAACTGTGGATAACGTCGTTGACAACGCAGGGATATTAGGTGTATCTTCAGGACCATCAATTATAGAACCTAGAAGTGCTCATGAATCAGCTGGTGAA CCTGCTAATGAAGATGTTGGGACCTCTCATCGACGAACAGCTGATTTTGCTGAAAGCACATCACATGCGAAACGACAAAGG ATGGAGTGA
- the LOC107826668 gene encoding ubiquitin-like domain-containing protein CIP73 isoform X3: MTRTGEASKDHESEGIDSMIEIKVKTMNSQTHNLRISNQRRVCSLKEQVSLLIGMPMEQQRLIYCGKVLQDNDLVSSYNIQHGDTLHLVCTVQSMSSFAATDGISPDTQQEISNSIETLSRYLNIMRREYSMNGTENNTNEVLGSASNTFTPSQGIPEVEQLARLLSSTRDMLISQTAQRFLELERNLGQILNVGDPSVRQGTQSNAQTTIGEMFNNLGAYFLELGRTVMGVRMGDNGSNAVVNVGPAVYITDSGPLSIQEELYSVLLSTIHRLINSGLVNDNGGQPPNVLRVRYTRYFLRPIVATADQTEAQVPPGSGVPTEVSQLLRIMFLSGELQAATPAGATVDNVVDNAGILGVSSGPSIIEPRSAHESAGEPANEDVGTSHRRTADFAESTSHAKRQRME; encoded by the exons ATGACTCGCACTGGTGAAGCTTCAAAGGACCATGAGTCTGAAGGCATTGATTCGATGATTGAGATAAAAGTAAAAACTATGAATTCTCAAACCCACAATTTGCGCATTAGCAATCAG AGGAGAGTATGTAGCTTGAAAGAACAAGTATCTCTTTTGATTGGGATGCCAATGGAACAACAGCGTCTAATCTATTGTGGAAAAGTCTTACAGGATAATGACCTCGTTTCTTCATACA ATATTCAACATGGTGATACTTTGCATCTGGTTTGCACTGTCCAGAGCATGTCATCCTTTG CTGCTACGGATGGGATTTCTCCAGATACTCAACAG GAAATCTCTAACTCTATAGAAACTTTATCACGATATCTCAACATAATGAGACGAGAATATAGTATGAACG GAACAGAAAACAATACGAATGAGGTACTTGGAAGTGCATCCAATACTTTCACTCCTTCACAAGGAATTCCAGAAGTAGAACAATTAGCAAGACTGCTGTCGTCCACTAGGGATATGCTTATTAGCCAAACTGCACAGCGCTTTCTT GAATTGGAAAGGAATCTGGGCCAAATTCTGAACGTGGGTGATCCGAGTGTGCGCCAGGGAACTCAGTCAAATGCACAGACAACAATCGGAGAAATGTTCAACAATCTAGGTGCATATTTTCTTGAACTTGGCCGCACAGTGATGGGAGTCCGAATGGGTGACAATGGG AGTAATGCCGTAGTTAATGTTGGGCCTGCAGTCTATATAACCGACTCGGGTCCACTGTCCATCCAG GAAGAACTTTATTCTGTGCTGCTCTCAACAATACACAGGCTGATCAACTCTGGTTTAGTAAATGATAATG GAGGACAACCACCAAATGTGTTACGAGTTAGATACACCAGATACTTTCTTAGACCCATAGTTGCCACAGCTGATCAAACTGAAGCGCAGGTGCCGCCAGGAAGTGGCGTACCAACAGAAGTTAGCCAACTTTTGAGAATTATGTTCCTCAGTGGTGAACTTCAAGCTGCTACACCTGCAGGTGCAACTGTGGATAACGTCGTTGACAACGCAGGGATATTAGGTGTATCTTCAGGACCATCAATTATAGAACCTAGAAGTGCTCATGAATCAGCTGGTGAA CCTGCTAATGAAGATGTTGGGACCTCTCATCGACGAACAGCTGATTTTGCTGAAAGCACATCACATGCGAAACGACAAAGG ATGGAGTGA
- the LOC142172381 gene encoding uncharacterized protein LOC142172381: MKDSDWILYMFGLKGKEHDRKKKIQNQRSDVENEGKSRKDQDGSFEETVFAKEQPKDTDEEAATPRATKDITENAGKGVSSGSKSVDESADEPANEDVGTSCQLNDCAQSPSDAKRQRLANEDVGTSPQQNDVGQAKRQKME, encoded by the exons ATGAAAGACAGTGATTGGATTTTG TATATGTTCGGTTTGAAAGGGAAAGAACATGATCGTAAGAAGAAGATACAGAATCAAAGATCTGATGTAGAAAATGAAGGCAAATCCAGAAAGGATCAAGACGGCTCTTTTGAGGAGACAGTATTTGCCAAAGAACAACCAAAAGACACCGATG AAGAAGCTGCTACACCTAGAGCAACCAAAGATATCACTGAGAATGCAGGGAAAGGTGTATCTTCTGGATCTAAAAGTGTTGATGAATCAGCTGATGAA CCTGCTAACGAAGATGTTGGGACATCTTGTCAACTAAATGATTGTGCGCAAAGCCCATCAGATGCAAAACGGCAGAGG CTTGCCAATGAAGATGTTGGGACTTCTCCTCAACAAAATGATGTTGGACAAGCAAAACGGCAGAAG ATGGAGTGA